A window of Aricia agestis chromosome 10, ilAriAges1.1, whole genome shotgun sequence genomic DNA:
CCCGAAACTCCGATGCGTCAAAATTCATTTGTCGAGCGGAACAGTACATTTTActcgggataaaagtatttttaccctttaccgggtctcaaagtatcttcataataaagaaatatcggttcagtggtttgggcgtgaagaggtaacaaacagatagacacaatttcgcatttataatattagtatggactatatTTAATGTATTACGAATTTCCTGTTATTTGTGTTCCAAAATTGATTATCAGTCTTTGCAACTACGCGCACACTTACAGCTAAGCTAAGCTTAGCAAACGCAAGTTGTTCGGTGTTCACCACTGGGAATatccatataaaaatattatttgtattcaaAGTAAActctaaatattattaaatttatgccTGGATTGATGTTTATTTCTAGAATACattaagaacataatatgaaGATCTCTATTAAGTGTATTAAACTAtatcacattattattatgtttgtataaGAGCATGTAGGCAAGACTGGTTAGGATGTACTTTTTGACGAAGCCTTTTGGATAAAATAGTATGATCATGTTTTCCGCATTCGTCACAAATCGATTTCATATTTCCTAGCCGTAAACCTTTGGAAGAAATATTtcctctatataatataaagacaTTTTAGTACAAAATTTTGTTCTACATGGTTATAGTTTTAacctttaaattatttaataatttttagaataaatattttgtatttatttgctCTTTAGTTGTGcatgctttaataataatacttaaagaACAATAAGTTCGTTTCATAGGCTACGTTTTTAACAATTGAATAAAGACAATACGTCAATTCGAGtcaaggatatttttaatttgagatAAGCTGCTCGTTATTATTAAGAAGGCTTTATCACCAAACTTACTTTTTAATTGGCGAATGCCCTTCACATAGCGTGTTGCAAAGTCAAGGTGTATTCGCCCCACTCAGCTAGCTGTCGACTTGTATAAAACCACACGTCAAACGTACCGATATTACACTTGTACAATTATCTCAAACGAAATGCTCAGCAAAGTGAGTCATTGATAATTTTATTGCAGATAAAATTACGAGTTCAGTTTATTAAGCGTATTATGTTGTAAATCAATTAGCACTGCCTGAATCGAGCCTGTTAAAATTCCAATGCATACTTTATAATGACAGAGAATGATGTAAAAGccgtaaaatttatattttattattaaaaatgaaaacaattattaatatgCTATGCAGTAGtcgttatattaaattatatagtgAAAAATCgacgcgttgatgtcttttgtataaaatgatataaattttgtcatttttatcTGTTGAAACTTTAAAGTATATTACtcataaattttgaattttctaACATTATCTTTTTCATCATACAGATCTTCACTTTCGGTGCTATGTTGGCCGCAGCCAACGCCGGGCTTCTAGGCGGGCACGGCCACGCCGTCTCCTCACAGAGCATCGTCCGCCACGACGCCGGCCACTACGCCGCGCCGCTGGCCTACGACGCACACACCGTGCCGCTGGCCTACGCCGCCCACGCCGCCCCCCTGGCGTACGCCCCTTCTGCCCACTACGCCGCCCACGATGAGTACGCTCACCCCAAGTACGACTACTCGTACTCCGTGGCGGACCCCCACACCGGCGACCACAAGTCGCAGCACGAGACCAGAGACGGCGACGCCGTGCACGGCTCCTACTCGCTGCTGCAGCCCGACGGCTCCGTGCGCAGCGTGCACTACACCGCCGATGACCACCACGGGTAAGACCACTTTTTCTCGAACATTACGATTAAGCCATGCCACAAGCTTTCTTATATTAAaccaagtaataattattacctgTTCATTCCAGATTCAACGCCGTCGTGGAGAACTCCGCCCCCGCTGTCCATCCTCACCACGCCCCTGCCTAccatcattattaattattaattttcagataattataatgactgtaaatatttattaaacttttgtACATAAAAAGCTAGTTAATAAACAATGAATGTCAGAAACAAAGATATTATTGACTTGTATGCTATGACTTGCTACGATTAATactttatgtacttacatagtaagtacataaagtattataataaccaTTTGTACGGTGACAAAAAGTCAATACGTCTTTTTGTCACAGTACAAACTgtcttacgagttacgaccgcactcagagacgtttAATCATGATGAAACTTCGATTTAATGAAGACTTTAACATATAATGTATGGGTCCTATGTGACGATCTtcattaatttacaattatgtaattaatattcgtctgtATGTGCGGCAGTTAGTATTACTgagaaataataatcaaatacgTAAAGAACAAGAGTATTTTCgagtatttttacatttttatatccGTATTTCTATGctaagtatgtctgtctgtctatgtgtCTGTACTCTGTATGTTTGaacatatctaataataatattctagttattattacacaatacGCCACGGACGCCACCGTGGTCCAGTGAtctagagcgcggctcttgactcgga
This region includes:
- the LOC121731171 gene encoding cuticle protein 18.6-like; this encodes MLSKIFTFGAMLAAANAGLLGGHGHAVSSQSIVRHDAGHYAAPLAYDAHTVPLAYAAHAAPLAYAPSAHYAAHDEYAHPKYDYSYSVADPHTGDHKSQHETRDGDAVHGSYSLLQPDGSVRSVHYTADDHHGFNAVVENSAPAVHPHHAPAYHHYIVILGALVSMASAGYYHGPALSSQSIVHHDGHGLGHFAAPAYYAAPLVHAAPLAHYAAPLAYGAHYDGHDEYAYPKYDFAYSVADPHTGDHKSQHETRDGDAVHGSYSLLQPDGSVRTVDYTADDHNGFNALVHNSAPSIHPEPYHGYGY